The genomic DNA AGTGACCTGAGAACCAGGTTTGATTTCCACTGCTGCTGATTTTTTGATACCGGGGTCATTCATTAGTGGGGGGGggccttttttcttttgttttttatggggcagatgtGCAAGTGTAATACATGCACAACAGCTCCAATTACATAAACTGCCAAAGCAGCCTTTGAAAATAAACATGACTTTAACCACTTCTGCAGCCCAAGGACACATCAACAAGTCAAATACTTCTTTGCAACTCAGAAATTATGTTGTGCTTATGTGAAACCCTCTAGTGGTGAtgtgatgcaattacattacaatgTAATTATTAGAATTAActccccttccttttacaaaaccacgaaagcgtattttagcactggctggcacgctgaatgctttgcactgctccctacactcatagagttccaatgagcatcgggagcagtacagagcattcagtgcgccagccagcactaaaaaccgcttttgcagttttgtaaaaggagggataaatgtatgagatgttataatAACGGTCATATGTTTCAAAaggtttccccttcaattcacaccaacatagaaattaaacatttatatatttgtatttatttattgcaaccaataaaaacaaaaacaattgagggtgAAAGAATAAAAACTAAATAGCTATGTCCAACAAATGTTATCAGatgttgtttaaacaaggtaaattaaatttatatataaatggatagcaaagctaatttaccattcaCACGTGATCAAGTTTACATTGATGACACCATTATAGTTTGCAataatattcaaacctcaaacaTGTCATGCCTTTCAACTTAATACCAACTTTGTCCTAAGATATCAGAACCACAGTAAGCATTTGACTAggcaatgcttttaaaaccagtgtttctcagtcccaaagttcaataaaatacaaaaagtgtttatatgtgtgcacacaaaataaaagtattttctttaaaaaaaaacaaaaaacctgttTTCACCAGTAATGCCGCCTTCTTCCATTGAGTACCGCTGAGTTGTTGTCCTGTCACCTGGCTGGAACCAGCAGTTCCTCTAAAGATCCAGATGTTTGCTACTATCCTATCTAAACAAATgaatggaagcaaaaccctaaCCTCCCTGGATGAATGCAAGCTAAAGTCAGTGTCTTCTTAGGCTAAGGCCATGTATTTCTAACTAGATGTGCATAAGAACAGATAATTCTTTTATCCCTAAGCCGACTtttccaggaaaaaaaatgcttctgataTGAAATCAGCTTACAGAGTTTCAACACACACACATTCATACAATATCTGAGCTACCTCAGCTTTATCTGAATGTCCAGGTATCTTTGATTCAGAAATTGTGAAACTCCTCAGTAATTACCTCAAAGTCTCACAGCTTCCTCACACGGAGCCTGATAGTGCTGTATATCAGGAATACTGACTGGAAACTGCTCTGCATCACAGAACTTCCAAGAATCCCAAGACAATAGATCACTCCCAGATTCTATAACTGGCACCATAAAAGTGGccaccgatcatgtgtcaattATGCGCTTGTGCTGACACTAGGTTTTCCTTGCCTACCATTCTGGTgtctacctatgatgtgaattgcacctccataggcactttaagTTGCCTAACTCCTCTTCAAGCGGCATTAGCCATACCCACAGTGGTGTtaagtggcctaaagcacctatagaAGCCTGATTCCGGCGCCAAATTTGTTTGTTTCAATGGCATTTTTACTGAATTTtggcgcctactggtgcctaaaaaaacgGCGCTGTTTAGAAAATCCAGGACTCAGTTCTCAAAAGAACATTCAGTCCCAACAAATAGTTTCAGATTCTCCAAATTTCACACAACGGTGTAGACTGGCCAAGGTCTCAGCAGACCAGCAATCAGCAACCAGAAAAGACTGCAGGAATGTActccagcagaaaaaaaaaccaagtgaACACTAATACAAAACATTTGCCTTAAACACCAATAATATTAGGCAATCTGAGTGAAGGAATTAAAATTCTCTTTTTCCCAGTGCTCAACACTTCTTTTTAGGAAagaagtcacaaaaatccagtttaaattctgaaattcATCTTAAATGTTCTTATTACTTTTCCTTGAAATATAACTTCAAACTTAATTTAGAAATCTCAATAAATCATGAGAACCAGCAGGTATGAGAGAAGTTTTAGACCCACGACTCACACAAACTCAGTTGTATCTTGCTTTACAGTTTTCTCAGTACATATCTCAGCTCAACAGCCCATAAGTAAGTTTAGTTTGCAGCATTTCAcatgaaatcaaacatttacaggaaatattatttcaaaaatattcacTCCTTCCACATATACTCAAACTCTAGAGCAGAAATATAAACTTTTACGTAGCAGCCTTAAACTCTCTGCTTTCCTATAGCTCACATAAACAGTCCTGGGGCTCTTAATGAGAGAGCTGCTTTTAAGTGCAGCTTCCCGTAAGCTTCCTGCTGCAGACTTtctgggctagatgcacaaaacacagtTGTTAAGAGCGTGTGAGTCGCTGTTAGCCAATTTTTTGGCCAACTCTGTAACAacgagtttgcatgcaaatgatttgcatagaGGTTTGATCAGTCGCTGTGAGACCAACTGTGACACATGCGCAAAGCCAGTTgagggaagcctgaacagctgagtggcagggaaaTCCCCAAAGCTGCCTCCTGCCACCCAGCTGTTgcggcttttttctttttctttttgaatggcacagatgttgtgcatgtattacacatgcacatctgccccataaaaaaataaaagaaaaaatccccccccccaaagccccccGCCAATGAATGACCCCGGTATCAaaaaatcagcagaagggatgcccagtccctcctgctcgtgggccttctccttcctggtgcatcctgagatacacatggaggggcctaaggccctgattagctcagatgcctaaggcccctcccaagagaggggtcttaggcatctgagccaatcagggccttatacTCTTCCCTCTGTATCCCGGGATACAGAGGAATTATATAGGTGTATATGGGTAAAAATCCAGGTGTTTTACTTTAATCTATGTTTCACAATACATATTGTAGAAAGTCTTTGGTTTCAGCCCTTTATAAGAGGAAATGGCTGCAAAGAGATTAATTTCTTTCTTCTAAATTATTTTAATAGTGAGAGACTTGCTTTAATATATTCATACAGTATACCACACTATTCAGTTACCGGTAGATGTCTTCAAACTTTAGGTAGTATCCTTTTCCGAATAACACCCTAACACATGCTGTATTTCGTTCTTAAAGAGCTGCTTTAGCAGAAGAAATAATTTACAGTACACGTACACATTCTaaaaggaaagagacagagaatGAATATTCTGTAACACATTTCAAAAAGGCTGAACTCAGATATCTCCTGTCTCAGCCAATTGGGCTACTGGCCTAGACACCACAGAAAGCATGGCGGAATCAAAATGTCCAGGCAAACTCATTTCTATCCATCTGTGAAAATAAACCTGGAAATAAAAGGCTATAATTCAGTGGTTTCCGTTCTCTGTAAAAACAGTTGTACCCTGCCCTTGGCAAAACCCTGCGGTTCTTCCCCTGGGAAAGCAGCTCTCCAAATATCACCAGGTGCAGCGCTTTTAGTCCTGAATTGGGGAGGTGAAAATTTTCTTGATTTCATAGCCAGCTCCCAAAGTCCTGCTCTCTCCAAACAGATGGAAATCCCAGAGAAATTCAGTAAAGCCAGGAAATCAAGAATTAGGATGAACAGCCTGGAGTCTGTATCCACTATCCATTGACTTCTTGGTTAGCTAATTCCTGGCCGCTCATGCAGATCTCCCAAACCAGGTCAACTAACTGTGACAGCTTTCTAGAGACAAGCCAGACAGTTCCTGGCAGGTCTGATCTCTCTCTGTCAGTGTCAGATTGAGTCTGAAATGGAACAAAACTGTAGATCCATAGCAAGAAGACAAAGGATAATTCGGTGCAGGTTGCCTATGATTAAGCCCTGGGATCATGCACACATGGATTCTATATCAGCAACTGCATATTATTGTTTATTTTGAGCTTCTATATCGCTACTAATGaatgggaagtcaattcagagcggtgtgcatgagcttctgtagaggtgttacaatacagggttacaaagagcttctgcgaggtgttataatacatgggctctatacagagttaccGGGGCTTCTGTAGCAGTATTACAATACGGAGTTATTAAGACCGGCATAattaatcatcctacttatgctACCGGCACTtcgatcatcctacttataagcatatgttcataccaaatcaatTGTCCTACCTTTAGGAATTCTGATATAAGTTTTATGCACCAATTTTAGGAACAAACGTTTACACTACCTCAAAGGTTGATGTAAATGCCCACACTAACTGATCTATAAGCTGCATGCATAAATGCTAAGTACACTTCTGACCCATCCATGCCACTCCCAGGACCATGCCCCCTTGAAGTTACTCACTCTGGATTTTATACATGCACATTGTAGAATCTCGACTAAGGGCAGTACTGCATGTAACTGCAAATTAGGTCAGGTTAGTTTTTTCTTGACTTAAAATGGCTTACCAGGGGATGTACTCTGGCATCCTACAATAAGATCCGAACCTGCGGGTGCTACCTACatgcaaaaatttttttaaaaaaaaatttgttgtgGGAGGGGGTGCTTCTGTAGGCGGAAAGTAAACAGGTGTTCCTGCACTAAACAGTTAACGCATTGCATTCACATTATCATGTGCTAACTGTTTAGTGCAGGATTACCAcctgagcccttaccacctatgtTGGTAAGTGCTCCTATGATAATTCTTTTCAATGGTTGTGCGCTAATGGCAACCTTACTGCATGATCATTAATAGGAAAAAATATGAAATTGGCCATTTTCTAACTGTAGTAAAAATGGACATAGCACATGGGAAAAATCGGTGTACGGGTTCGCTTATGCCAccttttactgcagcttaataaaaggaccccataggtaGATAGATATACATAGAGATACAAATAGCTAGGAAATGAATGGtaaaaattaaagaactaaggccggtactggacagaatTACACGGTccatagtccatagtctgttattgagaaagacatgggggaagccactgctttccctggatcagtagcatggaatgttgctactctttgggattctagaatcttactagtctttggggattttgcatggaatgttgctactatttgaagttccggaatcttgcttactctgagataatggaatgttgctactccttgggttttggccaggtactagtgacctggattgaccactgtgagaacgggctactgggcttgatggaccattggtctgacccagtaaggctattcttatgttcttatggtctgtgtcccatatatattgattcagtgtaggatgggctggggagggcatcaatgggaactacactaacttggaacatgaggacgctagtggccagactttacagtaggtattctgcaaacaatgggatggttggagagGCTGAAGTGCGCTTGGATGGCAATTCCAGCAGCTGGAACCTAGAACAGTACTGGGTGGGCCTTAGAGTCTAtggcccaaaaatatcaaagaaaagagacaagttaatttaatcatgtatttttaataagtataactaatgggcagactggatgggccaatcgggtctttatttgctgtcatttactatgttactatatctatctatatagatTTCTTGACATCTATAAGTTAAAATTCAGTAAATATTGACTTTGTTGCCCCTTTATATTGTTTGCAGAAAGTATGATGGTACAGTGTTATGGCTCTGACTTCCGTTTGTTTACCGGCGACATCATCCTCTACTGGTCATGTAACAATGTATACTCTTCATTTAGGAGGGACGCTTATGGGATTGTTGATTACAGTGTAATAAGTCCTTTCCAGATAGCCAGTCTAACACCTTTACCGCTTTCCTCTGCAGATGTTTTCTTCTATAATATTTGCTGCTGTTGGTTTTGTGGGTGCTGGATATTGCTTCATCGTATCTGCAGTTGCAATAGATAAGGGCCCCAAATGTCAAGTTGCTGGCGGAAACTGGACATATCCATTTCTTAAAGGGTAAGATACATTTGTCTCTCAATCTGGGAGTCAACGATATGGCAAAAAGGTTACATATAGCGGAGCAGTGGCCTAATGGTTGGAGCAGCTCCCTCAGCACCCTTAAGTTGTGAGTTCGATTCCCACCGCAGCTCCTtgggactctgggcaagccacttaataccgtgtttccccgaaaataaggcctaccccgaaaataagccctagcatgattttttgggtatgtcttaatataagccctaccccaaaagtaagccctagtccctggaaGCCTAACCCGAATGTCCCTGGATTCATcagcagcagtgcttcccccccaccccctaccacCACCACGCAGCTGAACcccaactgaccctcccatctttccatctctccctcccgtccGAACCCTGCCTACCCTCCGACTGCGAGACCTCCAAAGAGTAGCATCAGCATCATTCTAAAAACGTTGGAACAacatgtttttaaagatttttcggAAGAACTGAAGTGAAATACAAGATCTTATTTGAGAAGGTAGATCATTCCACAACGCAGTTAATGAAAACGAATAAGAATGAGCCATTTTACTGACTGATCTGATACCTTTAgcagacttacaagatcatgaagggcatagagagagtagagagggacagattcttcaaactttcaaaaaataagagaacaagagggcatttggaaaagttgaaaggggacagattcaaaatgaatgctaggaagtttttctttacccaaagtgtggtggacacctggaatgtgcttccagagggtgtaatagggcagagtacggtactggggttcaagaaaggattggacaatttcatgctggaaaaagggatagaggggtatagatacaggattactgcacaggtcctggacctgttgggccgccgcatgagcggactgctgggcacgatggacctcaggtctgacccagtggaggcattgcttttgTTCTTATGAGTTTGTAAGCATGAATGGTTCTACAACCTGAAAATCTTGATAGCTCTTTTTGATAGCTTCTGTGATAAAAACGACTGTTAGATATATGACTTTGATAATCATATTTTATTGCATAGCAAACACGGCTGTTAATGAAGAACTGTGTTTGATGTgcccttttttccccttcttgTCACACAGGGATTATCTTGGAAATAGCACTCTTCATGTGCTGTGTGAAAACCCCCCCGATATTATTCCCTGGAACCTGACGCTCTTTTCTCTACTCCTGGTGATGAGTGGGGTCCAAGCTGTGCTTTGTGCTATTCAGGCCATCAACGGGCTCCTGGGATCTCTTTGTGGGAGTTGCAAAAATGGGTGTTGTGGGGTAAGTTAAAGTTTCCTATTGCCGTATGGATTGCATGTCcctaaatattatttatttgcatCGTTCCCATTAACTTTGTATTTAATATCACATTTTTAGAAAGGCTTAGAAATTGCCTTGCTATGTATTAGCACGCACACGTATTAGGAGCAGATGTGCACAAGCCTACCAGTCCCAAATCATgaaaggggtaattttataacaggttgccTAGGTTAAGAGGATAAGAAGCAATCTATTTCTGGGCTCTTTCATAAGACACAGGAAGTAAACCAGCAGGAATCAAGGTTAGGTTGAAGACACAAACATCTATAATCATTTGAGTTGGTTAAACTGGCATTTCCCAAGttgatcctggagtacccccttaccagtcaggttttcaaaacgTATATATGTGTCATATACATAAAATACGGCAGGCATAAAATCATAGCAGGTATAACAATATAAATGTGTaaactggaccccaacacggttgTGTTTCGGCTGggatagccttcctcagggggtgTATAAAATGGAAGTCCAGTAGATGGCACCAGATTACTACTAATAAAAAAGAACTGCTTTCAAAATCTGCTATCAGATACTTTGCCAAAAAGAACGCTGTGCCAATCCTAAAATGAACGCTGCAAAATACAAAGTATCGCTGCTTTCAACATgatgttttaataaattgattgtcctcacAGCGGTTTGactctgtgtcccttccccactccacgtggggttgttttttcctttgtattgtgtgATACTATGGGACACTGGCATCCTGCAGAAACTGCCAAATTTCTTTAAAGGGAAGGAGAGTGAATGTCCCTTtgttaatcagttagcacagaAATACCGTGGGAGCCTTTACTCAGTGACTTAATaagggaggtgtgtgtgtgggggggtcagtCTATGCCTGGCACGGTCTTCCTCAGGGCGCTCGCACCCcatctgctctctgcctccctgtgACATGCAggtatgccccttcccttccccccgtacctttttatctttggcGCGAGCAGCCACGAAGTTGCCGCTTGcgttggcttcggcgctctctgatgtcacttctgggacccgcacctatgaagtgatgtcagagtgcTGACGTGAGCAGCTACTTTGTGGCTGCTCGCACTGAAGATAAAAAGGtgcaggggggaagggaaggggcgcgcacAGAAGGGGGGCGGGGAAGAAGGCGGcagaggggcgccaccgccctgggcaccactTCCCCCCACTACGCCACTGCTCTTACTCCTTACAAAAGAGATAGTGGCAAGTGCTCACAAGGTAAATTAGTttaatagccatgtgctaatgtcaCCAACAAAATATCAAAAAGAAAGACTGGAGGGAAAAtattaatcaaaaaataaaatgtcaCTCCAGTGTGGGAAATACACTGTCTATGCCCTACAGCGAAAGAAGAGCCTCAGATCAaaggagaggtgtacccacactcttcccccCCTGACATCACAGGCAAAAACTTTTGCAAAAGTTAAATACTGGCAGGCGGGAGATTCGAaatagccaagaaaaaaaaagatgtggaAAAACCACTGAATGTAACCCCAGGAATGACCATCGTTTCGTGGCATGaaaccgctgcttcagggccaaagCTCCAGGCTATCAATTCGCAGTTCCACTCTGCTGCTCTCAGCATTAGCCACTGCcattaacagaaaaaatagaaaaaggccAGTTTTATGGTTGAAGGAAAAAtgcaccgatgaaaacaaaaacaaaaagctgtggatacagatgttctggagataatttattaaacactgacatataaaaacatgaaaattcaattaaaaaagtacaatgataaaaaatacagtgataaaaatccaaccggaccctacatggtccgtgtttcggcgaacacgccttcctcagggatccaatggtttgcaacctcacatataaagaattggactgaaaacagtctattgtctttaaacatgtgagcaaagaacactgcagacaagctgaagtggCAAAAACAtgctttatatgtgagtttgcaaaccaaacacggaccgtgtagggtccggttggatttttatcactgtatttttttatcattgtactttttaaattgaattttcatgtttttatatgtcagtgtttaataaattatctccagaacatctgtttccacagttttttgttttcatcggtggattgttttcactgtggattattgggtctccctA from Geotrypetes seraphini chromosome 9, aGeoSer1.1, whole genome shotgun sequence includes the following:
- the TM4SF4 gene encoding transmembrane 4 L6 family member 4 codes for the protein MCSGGCAKCLGITILPLAVLSILANILLFFPGGKVADDNSHISDEVWYFGGILGSGVLMIFPALVFLGLKNNDCCGCCGNKGCGERCAMFSSIIFAAVGFVGAGYCFIVSAVAIDKGPKCQVAGGNWTYPFLKGDYLGNSTLHVLCENPPDIIPWNLTLFSLLLVMSGVQAVLCAIQAINGLLGSLCGSCKNGCCGGDGPV